GCAAAAAAATCACGTTAAGAGATTTCACCATTAAGATCACACAAAATAAAAGGCAAGATATtgtatttctgttttttttcttctcttttcattgttttatcaAGTGGGCATCATTTATATACTTAAAGAGAGAAGAATATGGTGAAAATCTATCGTCTCAGGCGTCGTCCGTGCTCGTAACCACTTCCTTAAGTCTTAACCACTTGATTACTTCGTGATTAGTTTGATGATTAATTTTGTGATGATTTAATGACCATTACTGGAAGTCTGGAACTATGATAATGAAATAATTATAACTGCAAAACAATTAATCAGCAAACCCTTCGTTTCACCATTTGTTGGATATATTAAAGTGTAACacatttaaaaaatcagattggGCAGATACTATACTAGTATCATTTAAAGTCGTTTGTTATTATTGAAATGCGAAAACGGTATAGCTAAGCAATCTAGTAGCATTATTATACAAGGAGAACAAGATTAATGTAAATACACGAACAACTAGGCAACCAAAAGTTGCATCCAAAAAGTTCATGCATGTATGTATGGGCACAATAACACATTGTGATCACAAGTTAACACTTTGCAGTTCCCATAAGCAAAAAGAAACTACTTTAATAACCTAAACAAGACAAAGGATTTTAAACTATACTTTTCTGTTTGTAAATGTATTGCATTCTTTCTCCCCTTCAGCCACTGGCCACTGCCCAGTGCCCTTGTAAGCTTTTTAGATGCTCTTTGCGCTTTCTTTAAAAGCCCCACGCTATAATGTGTATTTGTTTGAGtacatattataattaatttcaattttGTAGATACAAAAACGATATTCTCTTTATGCTACGAGTTTAGGATAAAGTATGATGTATGTTTGGTCTGATCTGGATAGGAAGTCCCGTACCGTACGTGACATTCACTTTCTAATAGCCAAGAAACAAAGCTCGTATCTTTCTTATGTGTCCTTTATAATAacattagaagaagaaaaaaacagtgTTATTAATTTGTCAAAGTTTGATTTGGAAGATGTTTGATGAGCTATAACTTAATACAACCCACATGTGAGTTATATAagtaaatttattaacaatttaacagttaaataaatctccCAGCTAGCTTCTAAGTTCTAAcacaaagaaacaaacaaacacctTCCAATAATTAgctaaaaatatccaaaacaaCACTGTCATTAGCTTATCAAGAGACCATTTATGAACCACATGCCCTTCACGCCTCACGGGATCAAAACAAGCCCCCAACTTACCAAATACGCAAAGTAATCATTACGGGAGCCTCCAGGGGTGTTATAGTAATTTCATATTACTGCTATGGTTTTAGAAGACTTGGACCAAGCGATGGACCCGAGACCATCGCTGCTCCATTGCATTCTCATGTgaccttctctctctctctttattcctCTATACtctgaaaaattaataattttcttcttttttgttgaaaaaagtTATGTTATTTCTTAATGTTATCTTATTTGATTCCACTGGATTCGAACCAAACCCATGACAGGAGAGAATGATGAGAACCAGATCACCAATCTTGATccaaatgtaataaaaaaaactactatgACGGTGCATTCTTGAGAAAGTCTCTTTCCGTCTTGAGAAAGTTTCTGTCCTTCTCTACATTTCTCCCAATCTCTATCTGATCTCTACTTCTCAATCATTATCATCACCAGAAGAACAATAACAAAGCAATGTCGCTTGACATTAAAAGACCTATCAGCAACAAGACCAAGAAGAAAACTGGGTTCATCGTCAATATGCAGCAGCTGAATCACAACAACAGAGGAGGAAACAACctcttcatcgtcttcttcaGACATTATTACAGATGGATCCTCTGgtttttcctctctctctacttcttCACATCTTACTTCGCCGGAGACCAATCCACCACCATCACAACAACTAGTCTCATCTCTAACCACAAAACGTCGTCGTCTCTCCCGTCTCACGCTCTCATCGAATCTTCCGCCATTGTCAAACCAGCTCACACGTCTATATTCAGCGGGATGAAGATTTACGTTTACGACTTACCGGCCAGATACAACGTCGACTGGGTGACGGCTTCAGACCGTTGCGCTAGTCACCTCTTCGCGGCGGAGGTAGCCATTCACCGCGCGCTTCTCTCTGATTCAAATGTCCTTACGTTAGACCCGGAAGAAGCTGACTTCTTCTTCGTCCCCGTATACGTATCCTGCAACTTCTCCACCGCCAACGGCTTCCCTTCTCTTAGCCACGCTCGCTCACTCATCTCCTCCGCCGTTGATTTCATCTCAGAGAGTTACCCGTTTTGGAACAGAACACGAGGTTCCGACCACGTGTTTGTAGCTTCGCATGACTTCGGTGCATGCTTCCACGCCATGGTAAGATCCTCGATTGATTAACTTtgcatttaattttaattttatagaaaaaaactgattttgaaaagttttaatttttcacaGATTGTTagagaaaatttgatttttgaaaagttttaattttttttttttttgcatagaaaaaaagttttgattttatacatatattttagagaaaactgatttttttaattttttttttgtgaaggaGGATATGGCCATTGAAGCAGGCATTCCAGAGTTTATGAAGAAGTCAATAATTTTACAGACGTTTGGAGTAAACTACAAGCATCCATGTCAAGAAGCGGAGCACGTGGTGATCCCGCCGTATATTCCGCCGGAGAGTGTGCAGAGAGCTACAAACAAAGCTCCGGCGAACAGACGGCGAGACATATGGGCGTTTTTCCGGGGGAAGATGGAAGTCAACCCTAAGAATATTAGCGGACGTTATTACAGCAAGTGCGTGCGTAgcgaaactttttttttgttttctcgtTGACTTTGACTTTTTGTATGGTTTGTTCTTAATTTCTAAAATTGCCACTTTCCGGCGTGCAGGGGAGTGAGAACGGCGATTCTGAAGAAATACGGCGGAAGAAGACGGTTTCATCTAAACCGACACCGGTTTGCTGGATACCGAGAGGAGATCTTGCGGTCCGTATTTTGTCTATGTCCTCTAGGGTGGGCTCCATGGAGTCCTCGGCTAGTGGAATCAGCTGTTTTAGGGTGCGTCCCCGTTGTTATCGCCGATGGGATTCAGTTACCTTTCTCGGAGACGGTCCGGTGGCCGGAGATATCTCTCACGGTGGCGGAGAAAGACGTGAGGAATCTACGCAAGATATTGGAACACGTGACGGCGACCAATTTGTCTACGATACAGCGGAACTTACGTGAGCCGGCGTTTAAGCGGGCCCTCTTGTACAATGTGCCGATGATGGAAGGTGACGCTACGTGGCGTATTCTCGATGCGTTGTCGAGGAAGCTAGATCGGTCTTACAGAAGGTCAAGGGTTTTGAGCCAATGAAGAGTTGACACGTAAGATGCTGTCGCTAAATGGATGCTAAGCTGGATATTTTTGACTCTTTCGATATTGGAAACTGGAATGTCTTGGTGTGGGGTCCACAACGTGAGAAGCTTAACTCGGACACGTGAGATGTTTGCTGAGCTGGCTACCACTGAGTGGATCAGCATGTACATCGGGGAAGTGAAAGTGTAAAGTATGCTGATGTGTAATTCTTTTGTATGAGTAGGCATTTAATTCTTTGAATATAGAAAATGACTTGTAGTTGTAGATCCTAATGCATGCAGGGTTAAATCAATCTCAACTTTGGTTTAAAATCCAATCATAGTAAACAACGCTAGCTAATTAACACGAATGTAGTCATCTCAGGAATTTGCAACTATGTTTAATCATTCGGTTAGCTTTTGATATCATTTCtccataaaataataatttgcaATTAAACTTCAATATaattgttaataaaataaattaaaattaatatatagtgtaTACATACTTGTGAAAAGTAGTGAATAAAGATATAACAAAAGGGTGGAGTTGAATGGGGGAAGACGAAAGACAGAGCAATGTGAGCAAGGAGACAGCTAGTGtgtcagaagatgcattatacCCAATAAATGAAAGAGATGAGTTGAAATGATAATATAAACACAGTTTGTATGCAGTCCCACCTAACGTCTAGTAGTTATCACTAAAACTGTACAGTTGATCCCTTTAAAATATTATGGAGCTGAATGTTTAGAACCGGAGAGGTTGTGTCCAAAACTGATACTATTACTATTACACAATGTTGTGTTGtttattgcaaaaaaaaagttattattatgtaaataattttgtttagaaCGAAAGTGACATTATCTCCTTTACAATGGGTATGGTCACTGGTCCAAGTACCATTGGTGAGAGAGCCATGAGAGAGGAGGGGTCTGGATCTTTaaacctataaaaaaaaattcgcaTAAAAGGGCCTACAAATTGTATCTTCGATCTTAGGCTCTATATTATGTTGGGCCCAACCCAACTCTACTCCGCAGGCCTAAACTTAAAAGTGTTTTGATATTCCCATTTGTAATAtgatttatcttttttaattaCAAGAACCTAAAGCTTAAATACTTCTGGTTCTTTGGACAGAACATTGGGAGCACAAATATCATTCTtgtgtaaaattaaaaaaaaaaaacagagcaggGAAGTCCGAAAGAATGGAGAAA
The window above is part of the Brassica napus cultivar Da-Ae chromosome C3, Da-Ae, whole genome shotgun sequence genome. Proteins encoded here:
- the LOC106386912 gene encoding probable glucuronoxylan glucuronosyltransferase F8H, which produces MSLDIKRPISNKTKKKTGFIVNMQQLNHNNRGGNNLFIVFFRHYYRWILWFFLSLYFFTSYFAGDQSTTITTTSLISNHKTSSSLPSHALIESSAIVKPAHTSIFSGMKIYVYDLPARYNVDWVTASDRCASHLFAAEVAIHRALLSDSNVLTLDPEEADFFFVPVYVSCNFSTANGFPSLSHARSLISSAVDFISESYPFWNRTRGSDHVFVASHDFGACFHAMEDMAIEAGIPEFMKKSIILQTFGVNYKHPCQEAEHVVIPPYIPPESVQRATNKAPANRRRDIWAFFRGKMEVNPKNISGRYYSKGVRTAILKKYGGRRRFHLNRHRFAGYREEILRSVFCLCPLGWAPWSPRLVESAVLGCVPVVIADGIQLPFSETVRWPEISLTVAEKDVRNLRKILEHVTATNLSTIQRNLREPAFKRALLYNVPMMEGDATWRILDALSRKLDRSYRRSRVLSQ